A portion of the Pseudomonas koreensis genome contains these proteins:
- a CDS encoding RNA polymerase sigma factor, which produces MSDVRARVEQVYREDSRRILATLIRLLGDFDLAEEALHEAFFVAVERWQRDGVPDNPRTWLVSTGRFKAIDVLRRRARFKASQPLLLAQLDELEQADWSGEDVEDDRLRLIFTCCHPALAADAQVPLTLREVCDLTTEEIARAFLSAPAAIAQRIVRAKAKIRDAKIPYQVPTLHELPERLDSVLRVIYLVFNEGYSASVGAELTREDLTREAIRLGRLLMELLPEPEVMGLLALMLLHESRRPARTSPSGELVLLDDQDRALWDAGLMAEGCALVERALSTRRFGPYCLQAAIAAVHAEAPSAAETDWRQIVGLYDVLLRAVPSPVIELNRAVAVAKRDGALAGLLLIEGILARGELQDYHLAHSARAEFCRQLGRVEAARAAYQRALELTRQEPERRFIEGRLKELD; this is translated from the coding sequence ATGTCTGACGTCAGGGCGCGGGTCGAGCAGGTCTACCGCGAGGATTCGCGGCGGATCCTGGCGACGCTGATCCGCCTGCTCGGTGATTTCGACCTCGCCGAAGAAGCCTTGCACGAGGCGTTCTTCGTCGCGGTCGAGCGCTGGCAACGCGACGGCGTGCCGGACAACCCGCGCACCTGGCTGGTCTCGACCGGACGTTTCAAAGCCATCGACGTGTTGCGCCGGCGCGCGCGGTTCAAGGCCTCGCAGCCACTGCTGCTGGCGCAACTCGATGAGCTGGAACAGGCTGACTGGAGTGGTGAAGACGTGGAAGACGATCGCTTGCGGCTGATCTTCACCTGCTGCCACCCGGCACTCGCGGCGGATGCGCAAGTGCCGCTGACCTTGCGCGAAGTCTGCGACCTCACCACCGAAGAAATCGCCCGTGCTTTTCTCTCGGCACCGGCGGCGATTGCCCAGCGCATCGTGCGCGCGAAAGCCAAGATACGTGACGCAAAAATTCCTTATCAAGTGCCGACGCTGCATGAACTGCCCGAGCGCCTCGACAGCGTGTTGCGGGTGATCTATCTGGTGTTCAACGAAGGCTATTCGGCTTCTGTCGGCGCCGAGCTGACCCGCGAGGATCTGACGCGCGAAGCGATTCGCCTGGGGCGCTTGTTGATGGAGTTGCTGCCGGAACCGGAGGTCATGGGTCTGCTGGCGCTGATGCTGCTGCACGAATCACGTCGACCGGCGCGCACCTCGCCGAGCGGTGAACTGGTGCTGCTCGACGATCAGGATCGCGCGTTGTGGGATGCCGGGTTGATGGCAGAAGGTTGCGCGCTGGTCGAGCGTGCGCTGAGTACACGACGCTTCGGGCCGTATTGCCTGCAGGCGGCAATTGCAGCGGTGCATGCGGAAGCGCCGTCGGCGGCGGAAACCGACTGGCGGCAGATTGTCGGTCTTTATGACGTCTTGCTGCGCGCTGTGCCGTCGCCGGTGATCGAGTTGAACCGAGCGGTGGCGGTGGCCAAGCGTGATGGAGCGTTGGCCGGTTTGTTGTTGATTGAAGGGATTTTGGCCCGAGGCGAGTTGCAGGATTACCACCTGGCGCATTCGGCGCGGGCGGAGTTTTGTCGGCAGTTGGGGCGGGTGGAGGCAGCGAGGGCGGCGTATCAGCGGGCGCTGGAGCTGACGCGGCAGGAGCCGGAGCGGCGGTTTATCGAGGGGCGACTGAAGGAACTGGATTGA
- a CDS encoding PepSY domain-containing protein yields MKTLTALFTAAALTLTAGLAQADVRIDQIPQLVKDGKIKSLESMNEAALKLHPGATITDTDLDNHFNGYEYEVELKTADGKEFDVDFDATTGKVLSDKQDT; encoded by the coding sequence ATGAAAACTTTGACTGCCCTGTTTACCGCCGCTGCCCTGACTCTTACCGCTGGCCTGGCTCAGGCTGACGTGCGTATCGACCAGATCCCGCAACTGGTCAAGGACGGCAAGATCAAATCGCTGGAGTCGATGAACGAAGCAGCCCTGAAACTGCACCCGGGCGCAACGATTACCGACACCGACCTGGATAACCACTTCAACGGTTACGAGTACGAAGTTGAACTGAAAACTGCTGACGGCAAAGAGTTCGACGTGGACTTTGATGCCACCACCGGTAAAGTGCTGAGCGACAAGCAAGACACTTGA
- a CDS encoding SDR family NAD(P)-dependent oxidoreductase: MNRKIALITGASRGLGRSAALHLAAQGIDIIGTYNSRADEAQTLVSELQALGAKAAMLQLDVGRSENFPAFAAQVAQALEQTFERQRFDFLINNAGVGVHALFSETTPEQFDLLMNVQLKGPFFLTQQLLPLINDGGRIVNISSGLTRFSLPGYGAYAAMKGAMEVLTRYQAKELGARQIGVNVLAPGAIETDFGGGTVRDNSAVNAMVASNTALGRVGQPDDIGGALALLLSPGGQWINGQRVEASGGMFL, from the coding sequence ATGAATCGCAAAATCGCACTGATCACTGGCGCCAGTCGTGGCTTGGGCCGCAGCGCCGCCCTGCACCTCGCCGCCCAAGGCATCGACATCATCGGCACCTACAACAGCCGCGCCGATGAGGCGCAAACTCTGGTCAGCGAATTACAGGCACTCGGCGCGAAAGCGGCGATGTTGCAACTGGACGTCGGCCGCAGCGAAAACTTCCCCGCGTTCGCCGCGCAGGTTGCCCAAGCACTGGAGCAGACCTTTGAGCGGCAGCGCTTTGATTTCCTCATCAACAATGCCGGGGTCGGCGTGCATGCGCTGTTCAGCGAGACCACTCCGGAGCAGTTCGATCTGCTGATGAACGTGCAACTGAAAGGGCCGTTCTTTCTGACTCAGCAACTGCTGCCGCTGATCAACGACGGTGGGCGCATCGTCAATATTTCCAGCGGCCTGACCCGCTTCAGCCTGCCGGGCTACGGCGCCTATGCGGCGATGAAGGGCGCAATGGAAGTGCTGACCCGTTATCAGGCGAAAGAGCTGGGCGCGCGGCAAATTGGCGTGAACGTTCTGGCGCCGGGTGCGATTGAAACCGACTTTGGTGGCGGCACGGTACGCGACAACAGTGCTGTCAACGCGATGGTCGCGAGCAACACCGCGCTGGGTCGCGTCGGGCAGCCGGATGATATTGGCGGTGCACTGGCGCTGCTGCTGTCGCCGGGTGGACAGTGGATCAACGGCCAACGGGTAGAGGCGTCCGGCGGCATGTTTCTCTGA
- a CDS encoding LysR family transcriptional regulator, with translation MNKLELLRTFVRVSELSSFTLAGESLGLPRSTVSEQVQALEALLGTRLLQRTTRKVQATQDGLVLYERSKDLLSHMDEIEGLFRQDEASLTGCIRVDMPNILARRLIMPRLPEFMDRHPNLQMEISSTDRRVDLLSEGFDCVLRIGAQPDQSVVARHLGDFPMVNCASPAYLQRYGVPQTLEDLAQHRLVHYVGVLGSRSEGFVYEENGEVRRVPMPGSVTVNSTDAYEAACLGGFGLTQLPRTGMQPHLENGELVTVLAQHTAPPMAISLLYARQRHLPLRVRVFMDWLGDVVRSTL, from the coding sequence ATGAACAAACTGGAACTGTTGCGTACCTTCGTTCGGGTCAGCGAACTGTCGAGTTTCACTCTTGCCGGCGAGAGCCTCGGCCTGCCGCGCTCCACGGTGTCCGAGCAGGTGCAGGCACTCGAAGCCTTGCTCGGCACGCGCCTGTTGCAGCGCACCACGCGCAAGGTGCAGGCGACGCAGGACGGCTTGGTGTTGTACGAACGCAGCAAGGATCTGCTCTCGCACATGGATGAGATCGAGGGGCTGTTTCGTCAGGATGAGGCTTCGCTGACCGGGTGTATTCGGGTCGATATGCCGAACATTCTCGCCCGACGGCTGATCATGCCGCGCCTGCCAGAATTCATGGATCGCCACCCGAATCTGCAGATGGAAATCAGCAGCACCGATCGCCGTGTCGATCTGCTGAGTGAGGGTTTCGACTGCGTGTTGCGCATCGGCGCGCAGCCGGATCAGTCGGTGGTCGCCCGGCATCTCGGCGACTTCCCGATGGTCAACTGCGCCAGCCCCGCTTACCTGCAACGCTATGGGGTGCCGCAGACGCTGGAGGATCTGGCGCAGCATCGGCTGGTGCATTACGTCGGCGTGCTGGGCTCGCGTTCGGAAGGGTTTGTCTATGAGGAGAACGGCGAGGTGCGGCGCGTGCCAATGCCCGGCAGTGTCACGGTCAACAGCACCGATGCCTACGAAGCTGCGTGCCTGGGTGGCTTCGGCCTGACGCAGCTGCCGCGCACCGGCATGCAGCCGCATCTGGAAAACGGCGAACTGGTGACCGTGCTCGCGCAACACACCGCACCGCCGATGGCGATTTCCCTGCTGTATGCGCGACAACGGCATCTGCCGTTGCGGGTGCGGGTGTTTATGGATTGGCTCGGCGATGTCGTTCGCTCAACGCTCTGA
- a CDS encoding multidrug/biocide efflux PACE transporter, translating into MTAHKSITERVFQAVGFEFLAILICTPLLAWIMQKPLLDMGAVTVLIALLALAWNVVFNRFFDRALARMNLPHNAWVRVVHALLFEGGLILMGVPLIAWWLSVSLWQALLLDIGVLLFFLPYTYVYHWGYDVLRERFMARRPCES; encoded by the coding sequence GTGACTGCCCACAAGTCCATCACCGAACGCGTTTTCCAGGCTGTTGGTTTCGAATTTCTCGCGATTCTGATCTGCACACCGTTGCTGGCGTGGATCATGCAAAAGCCGCTGCTCGACATGGGTGCGGTGACCGTGTTGATCGCGCTGTTGGCGCTGGCGTGGAACGTGGTGTTCAACCGTTTTTTCGACCGTGCATTGGCGCGGATGAATCTGCCGCACAACGCCTGGGTCCGTGTAGTGCATGCGCTGTTGTTCGAGGGTGGGCTGATCTTGATGGGCGTGCCGCTGATAGCCTGGTGGCTGTCGGTCAGCCTGTGGCAGGCGTTGTTGCTCGACATTGGCGTGCTGCTGTTCTTCCTGCCGTACACCTACGTCTACCACTGGGGTTATGACGTCCTGCGCGAGCGCTTCATGGCGCGCCGCCCATGTGAAAGCTGA
- a CDS encoding YciI family protein produces MKYLCLVYSDESLLHSSPDSPEDAECWAYAESVQGSGRMIAAEALESVETATTVRMRNGKLSITDGPFAETKEQLAGFYLIDAKDLNEAIQLAGNIPAARVGSVEVRPVRQLNV; encoded by the coding sequence ATGAAATATCTATGCCTGGTCTACAGCGATGAAAGCCTGTTGCACTCCTCGCCGGACAGCCCGGAGGACGCCGAATGCTGGGCCTACGCCGAGTCGGTGCAGGGCAGCGGGCGAATGATCGCCGCCGAAGCGTTGGAGTCGGTAGAGACCGCAACCACCGTACGGATGCGCAACGGCAAGTTGTCGATCACCGATGGGCCTTTCGCTGAAACCAAGGAGCAACTGGCCGGTTTCTACCTGATCGACGCCAAGGATCTCAACGAAGCGATTCAGCTCGCCGGCAACATTCCCGCAGCCCGGGTCGGCAGCGTTGAAGTGCGCCCGGTGCGGCAGTTGAATGTCTGA
- a CDS encoding LysR family transcriptional regulator, whose product MASQEVLLAFVQAATQGSFSAAARKLGRSQSTISAAVASLEIDLDLQLFDRSSRKPTLTPAGHVMLQKAEAILAATSRLEMSARQLAQGVEPKLTVAISDTYQSYRFEAALVGFEQRYPELELECLIAECDDLIELVQRGRAHLAFAEMQDNYPPDLVTSTVAERTEIALFVSREHALAKLEHVDQQILEQHRELRLATIVNPYDSRGKGRVWSAPSYLMLLEMAEKGFGWAPLPRWLVQRYANDLLIELEVRGWPKPVFVDALWSRLYPPGPAGSWLLSKMLE is encoded by the coding sequence ATGGCTTCGCAGGAAGTGTTGTTGGCGTTTGTGCAGGCGGCGACGCAAGGCTCGTTTTCCGCCGCTGCGCGTAAGTTGGGGCGCAGTCAGTCGACCATCAGCGCAGCGGTCGCCAGTCTGGAAATCGATCTGGATTTGCAACTGTTTGACCGCAGCAGCCGCAAACCCACGCTCACCCCCGCCGGCCACGTCATGCTGCAGAAAGCCGAAGCGATCCTGGCCGCTACCAGTCGTCTGGAGATGAGCGCACGGCAATTGGCGCAAGGCGTGGAACCGAAGTTGACCGTGGCGATTTCCGATACCTATCAGTCGTATCGCTTTGAGGCGGCACTCGTCGGTTTCGAACAGCGTTATCCGGAGCTGGAGCTGGAATGTCTGATTGCCGAATGCGATGACCTGATCGAACTGGTCCAGCGCGGCCGGGCGCATCTGGCCTTCGCGGAAATGCAAGACAACTACCCGCCGGATCTTGTGACCTCGACCGTGGCCGAGCGCACGGAGATTGCCTTGTTCGTCAGCCGCGAGCATGCGTTGGCGAAGCTTGAGCATGTCGATCAGCAGATTCTCGAGCAACATCGCGAGCTGCGGCTGGCGACCATTGTCAATCCGTATGACAGCCGTGGCAAAGGGCGGGTGTGGTCGGCGCCGAGTTATCTGATGCTGCTGGAAATGGCGGAAAAAGGCTTCGGCTGGGCCCCGTTGCCCAGGTGGCTGGTGCAACGTTATGCCAATGATTTGCTTATAGAGCTCGAAGTGCGCGGCTGGCCGAAACCGGTGTTTGTCGATGCCTTGTGGTCGCGCTTGTATCCGCCGGGGCCGGCGGGGAGTTGGTTGCTTAGCAAGATGCTCGAATAA
- a CDS encoding methyl-accepting chemotaxis protein, with translation MLQKSLRAQILALLSGSLLAMLLIALACFHFLSNGVQSYSQLIAGPLHTSQLIDEANLQFKVQVQEWKNVLLRGKQPADLAKYWSQFEERQRDVQTILGELAGQKGIEPNLKSRIERLREEHRQLGAAYQKGRDAYVAAGGDPSAGDAAVKGVDRATSEQMSALVAELRQQGTEQSALISAAADRTVWLGLLVMLGSGLLIGLLSLWLVSRNLIEPIRKLIDYVSRLSRGQLAERVVSERRDELGNLAAAANTLRDFLADTFTRLQRSASDLDSASGELNAIATTMAGGTSEQFNRTDQVATAMNEMSATAQEVARHAADAARAADDADQSAQQGEKVMQITIHSITQMRGEIANTATVIRRLETDSGRIGKVLEVIRGIAEQTNLLALNAAIEAARAGEAGRGFAVVADEVRNLAQRTAESIIEINQIIQNVQTGAVDAAHAIESGQARSDESVEQVTQAGAMLERITLAVEAIRDMNRQIATAAEEQTSVAEDISRNLTEITAIASTNLDNVQRTESASQNLHGLSGQLNEVTARLSA, from the coding sequence ATGCTGCAAAAATCCCTGAGAGCGCAAATTCTCGCCCTGCTGAGCGGCAGTCTATTGGCGATGCTGTTGATCGCCCTGGCCTGCTTTCATTTCCTCTCCAACGGCGTGCAAAGCTACAGCCAGTTGATCGCCGGCCCGTTGCACACTTCGCAACTGATCGATGAAGCCAACCTGCAATTCAAGGTGCAGGTGCAGGAGTGGAAAAACGTCTTGCTGCGCGGCAAGCAACCGGCGGATCTGGCGAAATACTGGAGCCAGTTCGAAGAGCGTCAGCGCGACGTGCAGACCATCCTAGGCGAATTGGCCGGCCAGAAAGGTATCGAGCCAAATCTCAAATCACGCATCGAACGTTTGCGCGAAGAGCATCGCCAGTTGGGCGCGGCGTACCAGAAGGGCCGCGATGCCTACGTGGCTGCCGGTGGTGATCCGAGCGCCGGTGACGCCGCAGTGAAAGGTGTCGACCGCGCCACCAGCGAGCAGATGAGTGCACTGGTCGCCGAGCTGCGCCAGCAGGGTACCGAGCAATCGGCGCTGATCAGTGCAGCCGCCGATCGTACGGTGTGGCTGGGCCTGTTGGTGATGCTCGGGTCAGGCTTGTTGATCGGGTTGTTGAGTCTGTGGCTGGTCAGTCGCAACCTGATCGAGCCGATTCGCAAACTGATCGATTACGTCAGTCGTTTGAGCCGTGGCCAACTGGCCGAGCGCGTGGTCAGCGAGCGTCGCGATGAGCTGGGCAACCTCGCCGCCGCCGCGAACACCCTGCGCGATTTCCTTGCCGACACCTTCACCCGGTTGCAGCGCAGCGCCAGCGATCTGGACAGCGCCAGCGGCGAGCTCAATGCCATTGCCACGACCATGGCCGGCGGCACCAGCGAGCAGTTCAACCGCACCGATCAGGTCGCTACGGCGATGAATGAAATGTCCGCCACGGCTCAGGAAGTCGCTCGTCACGCCGCCGATGCCGCGCGGGCCGCCGACGATGCCGATCAGTCGGCGCAGCAGGGCGAAAAGGTCATGCAAATCACCATTCATTCCATCACACAGATGCGCGGTGAAATCGCCAACACGGCCACGGTGATCCGTCGCCTCGAAACCGACAGCGGTCGAATCGGCAAGGTACTGGAAGTGATTCGTGGCATCGCCGAACAGACCAATCTGCTGGCACTCAACGCGGCCATCGAAGCGGCACGGGCCGGTGAGGCCGGGCGCGGTTTCGCGGTGGTTGCCGATGAGGTGCGCAACCTCGCCCAGCGCACGGCGGAGTCGATTATCGAGATCAACCAGATCATTCAGAACGTGCAGACCGGCGCTGTCGACGCGGCGCATGCTATCGAGAGCGGCCAGGCACGCAGTGATGAAAGTGTCGAGCAAGTGACTCAGGCTGGCGCGATGCTGGAGCGCATCACTCTGGCGGTGGAAGCGATCCGCGACATGAACCGTCAGATCGCCACGGCGGCCGAAGAGCAGACGTCGGTGGCGGAGGATATCTCGCGCAACCTGACTGAAATCACCGCGATTGCCAGCACCAACCTGGACAACGTACAGCGCACCGAAAGTGCCAGTCAGAATCTGCATGGGTTGTCGGGACAGTTGAACGAGGTGACGGCGCGGTTGAGTGCCTGA
- a CDS encoding DUF2025 family protein → MRITSQLICQAADDLKGFVGLNRKTGQYIVRFSEDSFGMDVADDGIIPTSEFVWAPLSDNTMTLKRELIQLLLDQHIDERINITEPLRVYMSRVEVPEIVAVRSLVRS, encoded by the coding sequence ATGCGCATCACCTCCCAACTCATCTGCCAGGCCGCCGACGATCTCAAAGGCTTCGTCGGCCTCAACCGCAAGACCGGTCAATACATCGTGCGCTTCAGCGAAGATTCGTTCGGTATGGACGTGGCCGATGACGGCATCATTCCGACCAGCGAGTTCGTCTGGGCACCGCTATCGGACAACACCATGACGCTTAAGCGCGAACTGATTCAGTTGCTGCTCGATCAACACATCGACGAGCGCATCAACATCACCGAGCCGTTGCGGGTTTATATGAGCAGGGTCGAGGTGCCGGAGATTGTCGCGGTGCGGAGTCTGGTGCGCAGCTGA
- a CDS encoding transporter has product MNHSLDISHRDSDLFGLLYGFRFLPGERGREIDSATALRCLQDDSDSDEFLWLHLNLAHAACERWMKSHLQLPDEFFEALHEGSRSTRIEHVDSALLAVVNDVVFNLSSMVSSDVSTLWVCVRSKLIVSARLQPLHSVDKLRSSVKAGECFRSPSELLVHLLRDQGEVLTQIVRKTSLSVDQVEDQLLSSRLSTNRAELGANRRVLVRLQRLLALEPGSLLRLLNRPPPWLQKEDVKELRKSTEEFALIINDLTALGERIKLLQEEIAANLNEQSNRTLFTLTVVTVLALPINIIAGFFGMNVGGVPLSQDPHGFWILVALVATFTVIAGRWAFRKRGDY; this is encoded by the coding sequence ATGAACCATAGCCTCGATATCAGCCATCGCGATTCGGATCTGTTTGGCCTGCTCTACGGCTTTCGCTTCCTGCCCGGTGAGCGCGGTCGGGAGATCGATTCGGCGACGGCGTTGCGCTGTTTGCAGGACGACAGCGACAGTGACGAATTCCTCTGGCTGCACCTGAACCTGGCCCATGCTGCATGCGAGCGCTGGATGAAAAGTCATCTGCAATTGCCCGACGAATTTTTCGAGGCGTTGCACGAGGGTTCGCGGTCGACGCGCATCGAGCATGTCGACTCGGCGCTGCTGGCGGTGGTCAACGATGTGGTGTTCAACCTCAGCAGCATGGTCTCCTCGGACGTGTCGACGCTGTGGGTCTGCGTGCGCAGCAAGCTGATCGTCAGCGCGCGCCTGCAACCGCTGCATTCGGTGGACAAATTGCGCTCGTCGGTGAAGGCCGGCGAGTGCTTTCGTTCGCCGTCGGAATTGCTCGTGCACCTGCTGCGCGATCAGGGCGAAGTGCTGACGCAGATCGTGCGCAAGACCAGCCTGAGCGTCGATCAGGTCGAGGACCAGTTGCTTTCCTCACGCCTGTCGACCAACCGCGCCGAGCTTGGTGCCAATCGCCGTGTGCTGGTGCGTCTGCAACGCCTTCTGGCGCTGGAACCGGGTTCTCTGCTGCGCCTGCTCAACCGCCCGCCGCCGTGGTTGCAGAAGGAGGACGTCAAGGAGCTGCGCAAATCCACCGAGGAGTTTGCGCTGATCATCAACGACCTCACCGCCCTCGGTGAACGGATCAAATTGCTACAGGAAGAAATCGCCGCCAACCTCAACGAACAGAGCAACCGCACGCTGTTCACCCTGACCGTGGTGACGGTGCTGGCCTTGCCGATCAACATCATTGCCGGTTTTTTCGGGATGAATGTGGGGGGTGTGCCGCTGTCGCAGGATCCCCATGGGTTTTGGATACTGGTTGCGCTGGTGGCGACGTTCACGGTGATCGCCGGGCGCTGGGCGTTTCGCAAGCGTGGGGATTACTAA
- a CDS encoding methyl-accepting chemotaxis protein: MFFNRHKAALEELQHTVFDQAAMLEAINRSMAVIEFDLDGVVLRANDNFLKTMGYTAAQAIGQPHRHFCTAEFGRSAQYTELWSRLKNGQFQSGTFERVNSKGQAIWLEASYNPIKDASGRVIKVVKYAMDVTSKVQEENEANAKLQAIDRAMAVIEFDLEGNILTANQNFLTRMGYNLAELKGQHHRMFCTPALVNSSAYQDFWRRLNQGEFFHGQFERVDKRGQTVWLEANYNPVYDASGRLYKVVKFASDVTARVEQHEQDARSASTAYHISVATRKVAEQGTQVIQQAASEMREIAEDISQSSTLIAQLGDRSEQITAIVNTIRAIADQTNLLALNAAIEAARAGEQGRGFAVVADEVRQLAARTSGSTAEISNMISLIQSETRQAIKSMQGTRDRAAEGVELANQAGTVILQIRDGASEAVDAVSMFANERVPG; this comes from the coding sequence ATGTTTTTCAATCGCCACAAAGCCGCCCTCGAAGAACTGCAACACACCGTTTTTGACCAAGCTGCAATGCTCGAAGCGATCAACCGTTCAATGGCGGTGATCGAGTTCGATCTTGATGGCGTGGTGTTGCGTGCCAATGACAATTTCCTCAAGACCATGGGTTACACGGCTGCCCAGGCGATCGGCCAGCCGCACCGGCATTTCTGCACGGCGGAATTCGGTCGTAGCGCCCAATACACTGAGTTGTGGTCGCGCCTGAAAAACGGCCAGTTCCAGTCGGGCACCTTTGAACGGGTCAACAGCAAAGGCCAGGCGATCTGGCTGGAGGCCAGTTACAACCCGATCAAGGATGCATCGGGACGGGTGATCAAAGTGGTCAAGTACGCGATGGATGTCACCAGCAAAGTGCAGGAGGAAAACGAGGCCAACGCCAAGTTGCAGGCAATCGATCGCGCGATGGCAGTGATCGAGTTCGATCTAGAGGGCAACATTCTTACCGCCAACCAGAATTTTCTCACGCGTATGGGTTACAACCTCGCGGAGCTCAAGGGCCAGCATCACCGTATGTTCTGCACCCCGGCGCTGGTCAACAGCAGCGCCTATCAGGATTTCTGGCGGCGCCTGAATCAGGGCGAGTTCTTCCACGGTCAGTTCGAACGCGTGGACAAACGCGGCCAGACCGTGTGGCTGGAGGCCAACTACAACCCGGTCTACGACGCCTCGGGGCGCTTGTACAAAGTGGTCAAGTTCGCTTCAGACGTTACCGCCCGTGTCGAACAACATGAGCAGGACGCACGCAGTGCCAGCACCGCTTATCACATCTCGGTGGCGACGCGAAAAGTCGCCGAGCAAGGTACGCAAGTGATTCAACAGGCTGCCAGCGAAATGCGCGAAATCGCCGAGGACATCAGCCAATCCTCGACTCTGATTGCGCAACTGGGCGACCGCTCCGAGCAGATCACCGCGATCGTCAACACCATCCGCGCGATCGCCGACCAGACCAACCTGCTCGCGCTGAACGCTGCCATCGAAGCGGCACGCGCCGGTGAACAGGGTCGCGGGTTTGCCGTGGTCGCCGATGAAGTGCGGCAACTGGCGGCGCGCACCAGCGGCTCCACCGCCGAAATTTCCAACATGATCAGTCTGATCCAGAGCGAAACGCGGCAAGCGATAAAGAGCATGCAAGGCACTCGCGATCGTGCGGCCGAAGGCGTGGAACTGGCCAATCAGGCTGGCACGGTGATTCTGCAGATTCGTGATGGCGCGAGTGAGGCGGTGGATGCGGTGAGCATGTTTGCCAATGAGCGTGTGCCGGGGTGA
- a CDS encoding glycerophosphodiester phosphodiesterase translates to MPATFTRSALVLSLLFGLGQAHADSHPEPKAIAAAHGIPHPAVIAHRGASFDAPESTAAAYKLARDLGADYLEMDLQRSKDGVLFALHDDNLQRTTDVASKFPERKDSPATAFTMAELKTLDAGSWFNTKYPDRARPSYAGLKILTLDEIIDIARANPQHKPGLYIETKEPQLFPGIEHDLKEKLQDRGWLSPAGSKLAKSALGVGQGKGKVILQTFDKSSLELLEKEMPQVPKILLLWVGEGSIEPKSAVTFAASGEKDKNVFYGKQEPKSEAEFKQWVDYAKAQGAIGTGPSAKLTHGGDQSYSDLVQPWMNQYTHDQGMLVHVYTVDEPVDYEKVMAAGVDGIFTNRASELLKFYKRPAAGSVDEVLKKNGF, encoded by the coding sequence ATGCCTGCTACTTTTACCCGAAGCGCCCTGGTGCTGAGTCTGTTGTTCGGCCTCGGTCAGGCGCACGCCGACAGCCACCCGGAGCCCAAGGCAATCGCTGCTGCTCATGGCATTCCGCATCCAGCGGTGATTGCCCACCGTGGCGCGTCGTTCGATGCCCCGGAATCCACCGCTGCGGCCTACAAACTGGCCCGTGACCTGGGCGCCGATTACCTGGAAATGGACTTGCAACGCAGCAAGGACGGCGTGCTCTTCGCCCTGCACGACGACAACCTGCAACGCACCACCGACGTCGCCAGCAAATTCCCCGAGCGCAAGGACAGCCCGGCCACCGCGTTCACCATGGCCGAACTGAAAACCCTCGACGCCGGCAGTTGGTTCAACACCAAGTACCCGGACCGCGCGCGCCCCTCTTACGCAGGGCTGAAAATCCTCACTCTTGATGAAATCATCGACATCGCCCGCGCCAATCCGCAACACAAGCCGGGCCTGTACATCGAAACCAAAGAGCCGCAGCTGTTTCCCGGCATCGAACACGACCTGAAGGAAAAACTGCAGGATCGCGGCTGGCTCAGTCCGGCCGGTTCGAAACTGGCGAAAAGTGCGCTGGGCGTCGGTCAGGGCAAAGGCAAGGTGATCCTGCAGACGTTCGACAAATCCAGCCTCGAACTGCTGGAGAAAGAAATGCCGCAAGTGCCGAAGATCCTGCTGTTGTGGGTCGGCGAAGGCAGCATCGAGCCTAAATCCGCCGTGACGTTTGCTGCGTCCGGTGAGAAAGACAAAAACGTGTTCTACGGCAAGCAGGAGCCAAAATCCGAAGCGGAATTCAAGCAATGGGTCGACTACGCCAAGGCCCAGGGCGCGATCGGCACCGGCCCTTCGGCAAAACTGACCCATGGTGGTGACCAGAGCTATTCCGATCTGGTGCAACCGTGGATGAATCAGTACACCCACGATCAAGGCATGCTGGTGCACGTTTATACGGTCGACGAGCCGGTGGATTACGAGAAAGTCATGGCGGCCGGTGTCGATGGCATTTTTACCAACCGCGCCAGTGAACTGTTGAAGTTTTACAAGCGTCCGGCGGCTGGCAGTGTTGATGAGGTTTTGAAGAAGAACGGTTTCTGA